ctatataaGTTTTTCATATATGATTTATAATATTCTAATTGTTTCTATTACATTCTAAGTTTGTCAAAATCTTCATTATAGACtaagttttattttattaataacatAAATTACTGTCAttagttaattttttaatatgtttttatgtagggaataaaaaaattttagataGTACAATGGTcaacaagaaaaaaataataaaacgaataaataaaataaaaaataaaaaaggtaaGTTGTAGTTTCAAGAActtctaaaaatttttaattttttaaaaacttaaaaaaagagcatatataaaatatatgtatatattttatttgtattttttatatatcacaaaaaataaaataaattcttaaagaatataatacatgaaaaaatgtttttttaagtattcaGATAATTCTCcatgtattttttaaaaaaatataaaaaataatccaTTAGTTATTTTAATTTGTGCCTTTTCTTTATTAGATGTATTAAAATcatatgtaaattttttttagttttttttttttttttttataataaagaataacTTCTTAATTCTATtaatcaaatatatatatagaaatattcTATTACTGTACTAATTATTGctattattttgttattattaatgttattatttctattacttttttttttttttttaaatctctTGGTgaactttttattaatttatgaaagggtttattatttttaacataaatggtatattgtatttttattatttataattatagaaAGTTTAAGTAATAAGatgttaatttttatttgataaatggaaataaatagtattattgattacatatatatatcaatcattcattaaaaatttgGAAAAATCATGACCTAGAAAGTAATTTAATTCAggttttaaaataaaacttaGAAAAACTACTAAAGCTGCATATCCTTCAAACAAAGAATCAGGTCTGTCAGGTAAATTATAAAATCtatcaaaatatttaatagaaaaaagagCATATTTTAAAGATCTAAGATACCATATTTTATCCTttgtataattatataagtataaaaaaattataccaTTACCGGATATACCATGGCATAGTCCTAATCCTTTCGATAGTAATCCTTTTTCCCAAATTAATGACCCcattttttcaatatattggacattatatttattttgaaaataatttggTACTTTTTcgtattttaataattcaattAATAGAATAACAAAGCCTGGATTTCCATGACACCACTGTATTAAaacctcttttttttttttcattttttcttttcttattGATGAGTAGACATTAAAATCATCTGTTACATATAAACTTAGTATTTCATCAGttactttatatattaattttatataatcatttaatttatttgttgTCAAATccttatatttttgtaatatttcttttctttcttcTTTCTCAATATCTTTATCTTCTCCTATTAATAATAAGCATAactcatttaaattattaaaaaaaaaatttataagattaaataaaacaaataatattCCTGAATACCCATGTGCTGCAcctaaataaattttatcatGCCATTCAAAGTGTAAAGATAGTGATGTAATGTTACGCATTAAATTGGATTTTGTCAAACCATATTCAAATATAGAGTTcacaataaaatataaatttttcaaaatagtatttttatattttgagtTAAGCCATATATTtctacaaaataaaaaagaatatatataaccACACTTACCGTATAATAATTCACATTCCTCATTGACACTTCTTAATTCATCCATATTGTGTATTAAGTGATTAGTCAATAACTCAATATAACTAAAACTTTTCTCGTTttctaaataataatataacatACTAGATAAACTATATATTCCTGTAATACCCTCAAGAAAAGTTATCgtgtttttttgtttataattattcaaatttcttataatttttttacctAATTCTAAATACTTTACATCTTTACTACACTCATATAAAACTATATCCATATATAAGATCCCACCTACACCACAATAAACGGAATAGTTTCTATGATTTTCAATTTCATTGTTTAATTTTAGAGAAAAttcacttatttttttttttatcaaatttaaattaaattcattttcttcaaactcttctaaatatttatttgatatatatCTACTATCATCCAccatattttttaagaaatgtTTCTTTtagattaaatattaatttatagtAATGGATAAAGTATACGTATTACaattaacatatatattcataattgtaactttattaaatttttttttttttttcttttaaataatttaacattttaaaaaaaaaatattgtttttcagaatcataaaatattataataatgtatttttttaaaatgcttttcaaaattttttattaattttacgtagttttatatttttattagtaaattgatttaactttattttttaattccaaaataaaaagatattgTCTAGAGGTTTAATTATTTCaataaaagaagaatttaataatgttattttacgtttatttatataaatattaaaaaattgagaaaattaaaaattagaatgataaaataaaaacttaaagCATAATATTGTAGTTAAATTGaaattgtatatataaatttttttctttttttttttttttttgtaccTATGCATCTTATTTTAcaggaataaaaaataaaataaaataaaaaatgaagaaatgaaaaatgaaaaggtATTTCTTTCAAACAAGATAGGCATTAATTAGTTCTTAATATTATCTAAAAGTTATCTCtctttttacatttttcttaatactttttttttatttaaaattattaaagtttattttcatttattttttttttttataattcaaaaaaaaaaataaaaataaaaatattactaaTGCAacattttaactttttaatatgttattatttcatttttttattctttgtgtttttactattttatatttttaatttctaatatattctaaattttttatttgctattatctttttattcTCATTTTACACCTACATTAACATGACTAGATCAATTCattttactattattttccatctgttactattatttataattaatttttatatttattattccatatataatttcttttttttctttaattttattatgaaataatatcataatttttaaaactccttattataatattttcatacaCCATATATTAATAAGTACCTTAAATTTGCTTTATGGAgtaaaaagcaaaaaaaaatacacatTTTAATATAGTTATTTTATGTTGTCtcaattaattaaaaaaaataagaaaaaaaataaattagctatataaaattaaatgaattattaatatatggAATGATGAATATAGAAGGTAATAGTAAAATATggtataataaatattttactaAAGAATCTAATAGTATTTgcatttcattttatttgcaatatgaaaaaaataattttaataaagcaatttttttcatttttaaactctgaattttgtatattttaatatactaTTCTGTTGTTTTTTCTAACACAATTTTATTGTCTATAaatattgtatattttttattttcctaaacaaaaaaataaaataaaagttataaaatgcgataataaaaaattagtaatataaacatatttCATAAAgtagtaaaaataattttaaaagaaaatatacaggaaaaaaaaaatttctaattatgatatatttttaacaaatccattaaaaatttttttttttagggtATGATGTgcacagaaaaaaaaaaaaaaagttaaaatttctttttcaaaataataatttaatgtgCGGTcctaaaaaaacaaaagaaaaatagtGTAAattagcaaaaaaaaaaaaaaaaatagtactTTTGTGGATTATTTATAAAgattacatttaaaaaatttcataatttcttatttatgTATCTTTTGTTACTCTTTTAACTTTatgaagttaaaaaaaaaaaaaaatataagaatattttaataaaagatattttgtttttagttatatttttaaaaagtataatgttattta
The genomic region above belongs to Plasmodium relictum strain SGS1 genome assembly, chromosome: 10 and contains:
- a CDS encoding G-protein coupled receptor, putative; this encodes MVDDSRYISNKYLEEFEENEFNLNLIKKKISEFSLKLNNEIENHRNYSVYCGVGGILYMDIVLYECSKDVKYLELGKKIIRNLNNYKQKNTITFLEGITGIYSLSSMLYYYLENEKSFSYIELLTNHLIHNMDELRSVNEECELLYGKCGYIYSFLFCRNIWLNSKYKNTILKNLYFIVNSIFEYGLTKSNLMRNITSLSLHFEWHDKIYLGAAHGYSGILFVLFNLINFFFNNLNELCLLLIGEDKDIEKEERKEILQKYKDLTTNKLNDYIKLIYKVTDEILSLYVTDDFNVYSSIRKEKMKKKKEVLIQWCHGNPGFVILLIELLKYEKVPNYFQNKYNVQYIEKMGSLIWEKGLLSKGLGLCHGISGNGIIFLYLYNYTKDKIWYLRSLKYALFSIKYFDRFYNLPDRPDSLFEGYAALVVFLSFILKPELNYFLGHDFSKFLMND